One Lucilia cuprina isolate Lc7/37 chromosome 4, ASM2204524v1, whole genome shotgun sequence DNA segment encodes these proteins:
- the LOC111681299 gene encoding bifunctional arginine demethylase and lysyl-hydroxylase psr-1, which yields MESAQEDLKKILKKCQTKKVDIKKLQIIKSFLSEYKKPVTRKEKYCKVVIVFCLLAYALHYYFSDLTSRRCSLIMPQMLRYSFRPPESCNFCQNVDHIARVSAITPQEFAQKYAYTATPVIIEDATRNWTALEKFNYWYFRDIYNNAKRKQKILDCQFLPYKTGFHDIFEALDMSKERVDYFNSSSADGHQQKPWYFGWSNCNPETAEEFRRHYGRPYFLPETSENNAVDWFFIGTSGLGAHMHIDNVRLPSWQAQLSGSKRWLLAPPPECYFQCKSFDAIVKKGDVIVLDTNKWYHQTFVQPGEISLTIGAEYD from the exons ATGGAAAGTGCTCAAGaggatttaaagaaaatccttaaaaagtgtcaaactaaaaaagttgatataaaaaagttacaaattaTAAAGTCTTTTTTAAGTGAATATAAAAAACCTGTAACgcgtaaagaaaaatattgtaaagtGGTTATAGTTTTCTGTCTATTGGCATATGCGCTGCATTATTATTTTAGTGATTTAACATCTAga CGTTGCTCCCTTATTATGCCTCAAATGTTACGTTACTCCTTTCGTCCTCCCGAAAGTTGCAACTTTTGTCAAAATGTGGATCATATAGCTCGTGTCAGTGCTATAACACCTCAAGAGTTTGCCCAAAAATACGCCTATACAGCAACCCCTGTTATAATAGAAGATGCTACTCGTAATTGGACTGCTTTGGAA aaatttaattattggTACTTTCGTGATATTTATAATAATgcaaaaagaaaacagaaaatctTAGATTGTCAATTTCTTCCCTATAAGACGGGTTTTCATGATATATTTGAGGCTCTGGATATGTCCAAGGAAAGAGTGGAttattttaattctagttctgCGGATGGACATCAGCAGAAACCTTGGTATTTCGGTTGGAGTAATTGTAATCCCGAAACAGCTGAGGAATTTCGCCGTCATTATGGTCGACCATATTTTTTGCCTGAGACTTCGGAAAATAATGCAGTAGATTGGTTTTTTATCGGCACCAGTGGTTTGGGAGCGCATATGCAT ATCGATAATGTTCGCTTACCCTCCTGGCAAGCACAGTTGTCGGGTAGCAAACGTTGGCTTTTAGCTCCACCACCCGAATGTTATTTTCAGTGTAAATCATTTGATGCCATTGTCAAAAAGGGTGATGTca TTGTTTTGGACACTAACAAATGGTATCATCAAACTTTTGTGCAACCAGGAGAAATCAGCTTGACCATAGGAGCAGAATATGATTAA